From Methanosarcina lacustris Z-7289, one genomic window encodes:
- a CDS encoding MATE family efflux transporter — translation MLKSKNGGKMGREAAEKKGNTGEEGAEENRYEKGKTGVLPPQKVTEGVDILLGDPKKAVVKLSIPIIVAMSVQTIYSLTDTFWVAGLGADALAAIGFAFPFFVTQMALTGGLGVGGGAAISRRIGARDKAGVDNVAVHTFVIMLILTVLLTALALVFVRDLFMYSGAGKTTELGVAYSRVIFAGSFVFFFTNVVNSILRSEGDSKRAMQSMILGSVLNIVLDPVFIYTLGLGVAGAALATVISFASSGLLMFYWFFVKKDTYVSFRFHSFKFDRTIVRDIFRVGIPSSVEQVALAMTALLMNLIIVNVSNTDGVAIYATGWRVASIAVAPLIGISISVVSISGAAFGELNFKKARNALIYATKIGFLVEVAIGIAVYIFAPQIAAVFTQAETAAHIAPELTRLLKIMTIFYPVVAFGMLSSSLFQGAGKGTNALIATLLRSLIMTPLFALLFAYEFGWGLLGVWWGLITGTVIGSLITFVWAQFYLRCMIHATKTGEKC, via the coding sequence ATGTTAAAGTCTAAAAACGGCGGGAAAATGGGCAGGGAAGCGGCAGAAAAAAAAGGAAATACCGGAGAGGAAGGAGCAGAGGAAAACAGGTATGAGAAGGGAAAAACAGGAGTTCTCCCGCCCCAAAAAGTTACAGAAGGAGTTGATATCCTTCTCGGAGACCCGAAAAAAGCTGTTGTCAAGCTCTCTATTCCGATCATCGTTGCCATGTCCGTCCAGACTATCTATAGCCTGACCGATACCTTCTGGGTCGCAGGCCTGGGTGCGGATGCCCTTGCAGCGATCGGGTTTGCCTTTCCTTTTTTCGTAACCCAGATGGCGCTTACAGGCGGGCTTGGGGTTGGGGGAGGAGCTGCGATTTCCCGCAGAATAGGAGCAAGGGATAAGGCGGGTGTGGATAACGTTGCAGTGCACACCTTTGTGATTATGCTCATCCTCACGGTTCTCCTTACCGCTCTTGCCCTTGTTTTTGTAAGAGACCTTTTCATGTACAGCGGAGCCGGGAAGACTACAGAACTCGGAGTCGCTTATTCAAGGGTCATCTTTGCAGGCAGTTTTGTGTTCTTTTTTACGAACGTTGTAAACTCCATTCTCAGGAGTGAAGGGGACTCAAAGCGTGCCATGCAGTCCATGATCCTTGGATCCGTCCTGAACATAGTGCTTGACCCTGTTTTCATTTATACCCTGGGGCTTGGGGTTGCAGGTGCTGCTCTTGCAACAGTGATTTCTTTTGCCAGCTCGGGCCTGTTGATGTTCTACTGGTTTTTTGTCAAAAAGGATACATACGTTTCATTCAGGTTCCACTCTTTCAAATTCGACCGGACCATCGTCCGGGACATCTTCAGGGTAGGCATTCCTTCATCGGTAGAGCAGGTCGCCCTGGCAATGACCGCTCTCCTCATGAACCTCATCATTGTCAATGTTAGCAACACGGATGGAGTTGCGATCTATGCCACAGGCTGGAGAGTCGCAAGCATTGCGGTTGCTCCCTTAATAGGAATTTCAATTTCCGTGGTCTCAATTAGCGGGGCTGCCTTTGGGGAACTGAACTTCAAAAAAGCCCGGAATGCCCTTATTTATGCAACAAAAATAGGCTTTCTTGTCGAAGTCGCCATAGGCATTGCTGTATACATATTTGCCCCGCAAATTGCAGCCGTTTTCACCCAGGCTGAAACTGCCGCTCATATCGCTCCTGAACTGACAAGGCTCCTGAAAATTATGACAATCTTCTATCCTGTAGTTGCCTTCGGAATGCTCTCTTCATCTCTTTTCCAGGGTGCCGGAAAGGGCACAAACGCACTTATTGCAACTCTTCTCCGGAGCCTTATAATGACTCCCCTCTTTGCCCTGCTGTTTGCCTATGAATTCGGTTGGGGGCTGCTCGGAGTATGGTGGGGACTTATAACGGGCACAGTTATAGGGTCCCTGATTACTTTTGTGTGGGCTCAGTTTTACCTGAGATGCATGATCCATGCTACAAAAACCGGGGAAAAATGTTGA
- a CDS encoding KUP/HAK/KT family potassium transporter encodes MYSKSDIRGIVNSMGLVFGDIGTSPIYTLTVIFLLTRPTEAHVIGVLSLIIWTLIILVTMEYAWLAMSLGKKGEGGTIVLKELLVPLLKSGRNVTLITLLAYIGTSFLVGDGVITPAISILSAVEGLRIIPEFQDLGQETIMLIAGIIAVALFSIQNKGTEKITWVFGPIMILWFIAIAFSGIVSIFYTPAILKAINPYYAIRFLMNNGLTGFFVLSEVTLCATGGEALYADMGHLGREPILKAWKFVFFALVLNYLGQGAFLIRNPDSRNVLFEMINQQAHLVYIPFLLLSIIATIIASQAMISGVFSIVYQGITTRIIPMLKIDYTSDELRSQIYISAVNWFLLLSVLFMILEFRDSHKLAAAYGLAVTGTMSITGLMMTLIFYFKKMPVKSFVSLLVTGIDIVFLLSNTYKIPHGGYWSIVIAAIIFALILIYTSGQKKLYEMMKPTKIDKFLEQYNQVYASENEISGTALFFSRDITKIPQYISHIMFDNNIIYEDNIFISIVKCESPFGVESSFTKELAKGLRVFEISMGYMEIIDVVKILKDKGIHEKTIFYGIEDIFTNNLIWRIFSVIKILSPSFVQFYRLPTDKLHGVLTRFEM; translated from the coding sequence ATGTATTCAAAATCCGATATCAGGGGAATAGTAAATTCTATGGGTCTTGTTTTTGGAGATATAGGAACAAGTCCCATCTATACCCTGACAGTTATATTCCTTCTCACAAGACCTACGGAAGCTCACGTAATAGGAGTTTTATCTTTAATCATCTGGACCCTTATCATACTTGTAACTATGGAATATGCCTGGCTTGCCATGAGTCTGGGTAAAAAAGGAGAGGGAGGAACAATTGTTTTAAAAGAGCTGCTTGTTCCTCTTCTCAAATCCGGGAGAAATGTAACTCTAATAACATTGTTAGCCTATATAGGGACCTCTTTTCTTGTGGGGGATGGAGTCATTACGCCTGCAATCAGTATCCTGAGTGCTGTTGAAGGCCTGCGGATCATCCCTGAGTTTCAAGACCTTGGGCAAGAGACTATCATGCTCATTGCCGGCATAATCGCAGTAGCTCTTTTTTCAATCCAGAACAAGGGAACAGAAAAGATTACATGGGTCTTTGGGCCAATAATGATTTTATGGTTCATAGCTATTGCATTTTCAGGTATTGTTTCAATATTTTATACCCCGGCCATACTTAAAGCCATAAACCCTTATTATGCTATCAGATTTCTAATGAATAATGGGCTTACGGGATTTTTTGTACTATCCGAAGTTACCCTCTGTGCCACGGGGGGTGAGGCATTGTATGCCGATATGGGGCACCTGGGAAGAGAACCAATTTTGAAAGCCTGGAAATTTGTGTTTTTCGCACTTGTTTTGAATTATCTCGGACAGGGAGCATTTCTTATCAGAAACCCGGATTCTAGAAATGTATTATTTGAGATGATAAACCAGCAGGCACATCTCGTATATATCCCATTCCTGCTCCTGAGTATCATAGCTACAATCATTGCCTCTCAGGCCATGATCAGCGGTGTGTTTTCAATAGTATATCAGGGAATAACAACCCGAATAATTCCCATGCTAAAGATCGATTATACTTCAGACGAATTACGCTCCCAGATCTATATAAGTGCAGTAAACTGGTTTTTACTTCTTTCCGTCTTATTTATGATATTGGAATTCAGGGACTCCCACAAACTTGCGGCTGCGTATGGGCTGGCAGTTACAGGAACCATGTCAATTACAGGCCTGATGATGACTTTAATATTTTATTTCAAAAAAATGCCGGTCAAATCTTTTGTATCCCTTTTGGTAACCGGTATCGATATAGTATTTCTCCTTTCAAACACTTATAAAATCCCGCATGGGGGTTACTGGTCAATTGTCATAGCAGCTATTATTTTTGCTCTGATCCTTATCTATACTTCGGGACAAAAAAAGCTTTATGAAATGATGAAACCTACGAAGATTGATAAGTTCCTTGAACAATATAACCAGGTGTATGCCAGTGAAAATGAAATCAGTGGGACTGCTCTTTTCTTTTCACGAGACATAACTAAAATCCCTCAATACATTTCCCACATAATGTTTGATAATAATATTATTTATGAAGATAACATCTTTATTTCAATTGTCAAGTGTGAAAGCCCATTTGGAGTAGAAAGCTCTTTTACAAAAGAGCTGGCAAAAGGCTTGAGAGTCTTTGAAATAAGTATGGGGTACATGGAAATTATTGATGTCGTGAAGATCCTGAAAGACAAAGGCATCCATGAAAAAACAATCTTTTACGGAATAGAAGACATATTTACGAATAACTTGATATGGAGAATCTTTTCCGTAATTAAAATATTGTCCCCTTCATTTGTCCAGTTCTACAGGCTTCCTACTGATAAGCTGCATGGAGTTCTGACAAGGTTTGAAATGTGA
- a CDS encoding phosphatase PAP2 family protein, with amino-acid sequence MLILEGNEVSHFQSMATPMLTYFNGIIYLLGFSFLLLFTFVALLFTHNTEVLKEYVIAFTLIYLAAYPFYIFFPVDVTGNVLPGMIPLLYQLNPAILRIVTICDPSLNNCFPSLHAALSVMTTLFILFRTNLRRYKIFAVLTTIFILFAILYLGIHWITDMIGGIILAFIAYFIATRIFKTRFKDEDISLYMR; translated from the coding sequence ATGTTAATTCTGGAAGGCAATGAAGTGAGTCACTTCCAGAGTATGGCTACTCCCATGCTGACATATTTTAACGGAATCATTTATTTGCTGGGCTTTTCTTTCCTTTTGCTTTTCACATTTGTGGCGCTCCTGTTTACCCATAATACCGAAGTTCTTAAAGAATATGTAATTGCTTTCACACTCATATATCTGGCAGCTTACCCGTTTTACATATTTTTCCCTGTAGATGTTACCGGAAATGTGCTACCTGGTATGATCCCCCTTCTGTATCAGCTGAATCCTGCTATTTTGCGAATAGTAACTATCTGTGACCCCAGTCTTAACAACTGTTTTCCCAGTCTGCATGCCGCACTCTCAGTAATGACAACGCTGTTTATACTTTTCAGGACAAATCTCAGGCGTTACAAAATTTTTGCAGTCTTGACAACCATTTTCATCCTGTTTGCGATATTATATCTTGGAATACACTGGATTACGGATATGATAGGCGGTATCATACTGGCTTTTATTGCTTATTTCATAGCTACCCGAATTTTCAAAACGAGGTTTAAAGATGAAGATATTAGTCTTTATATGCGGTGA
- a CDS encoding UDP-N-acetylglucosamine--N-acetylmuramyl-(pentapeptide) pyrophosphoryl-undecaprenol N-acetylglucosamine transferase, whose product MKILVFICGEGLGHTSRCIALGQELLAAGHEVYFGAYGYSKEYIERKGYKTLEIPPEVKLVGEAGSLDLKRSIIATLKSGTASGIFKVLKLLKETKPDIVVSDSYFTGVAGSKFRKIPVYLMVNQSNMEDFFKKGGLPLQAIGGLIKHFYSFVFRKVDGIIIPDFPMPYTVCRQNLAFETEITRNIFFSGPLVLKRSDNVKTANLQKPHVLSLIGGFGYRKPIFNKIIEVAKLDRSINYTLLSGPNLDPDVFSDLPENVTIERFIDDQFPYLKASQLVIAPGGHSTIMEALTFGIPVLSFPDMNHSEQESNAAVVDSEGYGRCLAYSTPPEQILKSIRELIEDKKIHQKVGNMKKMSEDLNAAFAIQKLLESNSSISKLKV is encoded by the coding sequence ATGAAGATATTAGTCTTTATATGCGGTGAAGGGCTGGGGCACACAAGTCGCTGTATCGCGCTTGGACAGGAATTATTGGCTGCCGGTCATGAGGTTTATTTTGGAGCATATGGCTATTCAAAAGAATATATAGAAAGAAAAGGATACAAGACCCTTGAAATTCCTCCAGAGGTTAAGCTCGTAGGCGAGGCCGGTTCTCTGGATCTAAAAAGGTCAATCATAGCCACTCTGAAAAGCGGAACCGCGTCTGGGATTTTTAAAGTCCTGAAACTGCTAAAAGAAACAAAACCTGATATTGTAGTCTCAGATAGTTATTTTACAGGGGTAGCCGGTTCTAAGTTCAGAAAAATTCCGGTTTACTTAATGGTTAACCAGTCAAACATGGAGGATTTCTTTAAAAAAGGAGGTCTCCCCCTTCAAGCCATTGGAGGGCTAATTAAACATTTTTACAGCTTCGTGTTCAGAAAGGTTGATGGGATAATAATCCCGGATTTCCCAATGCCTTATACAGTATGCAGACAAAACCTTGCCTTTGAAACTGAAATCACCAGAAATATATTTTTCAGTGGTCCTCTGGTTTTGAAAAGATCAGATAACGTAAAAACCGCAAATCTACAAAAACCCCATGTATTATCCCTCATAGGAGGTTTTGGATACAGGAAACCCATATTCAACAAAATAATCGAAGTTGCAAAACTCGACAGGAGCATAAACTACACTCTTCTTTCAGGGCCTAATCTGGATCCTGATGTCTTTTCAGACCTGCCGGAAAACGTTACTATTGAGCGTTTTATTGACGATCAGTTTCCTTATCTTAAAGCCTCACAACTTGTAATTGCCCCGGGTGGACACAGCACCATAATGGAGGCTCTCACTTTTGGCATTCCTGTGCTTTCATTTCCTGATATGAACCACAGTGAACAGGAGAGTAATGCAGCTGTGGTAGATTCCGAAGGGTATGGTAGGTGCCTGGCTTACAGCACGCCTCCGGAACAGATCCTGAAATCGATAAGAGAGCTTATAGAGGACAAAAAAATCCACCAGAAAGTAGGGAATATGAAAAAAATGTCTGAGGATCTGAATGCTGCCTTTGCGATACAAAAACTCCTCGAGTCAAACAGTTCAATTTCCAAATTAAAAGTTTGA